The proteins below come from a single Tribolium castaneum strain GA2 chromosome 9, icTriCast1.1, whole genome shotgun sequence genomic window:
- the LOC103312694 gene encoding uncharacterized protein LOC103312694, with protein MKFTVAFTLVIVSMVSADIPRQKIEIVRKPAPYVASGWAPTGQQLKLPVKAVPTPAPSYGPPPAEATTTEEPTTTEANTERLLSQKAEKVQAEPVKEKSEKVEENQGGQYYVVLPQGQSVVYTVPQSAALLAVPKGNVMATARIQAVPLSSVVASSVYTPFSASYIQVFQ; from the exons atgaag TTCACAGTGGCCTTCACCCTGGTTATCGTCTCCATGGTCTCTGCCGACATCCCGCGGCAAAAAATCGAAATCGTGCGAAAACCGGCCCCATATGTGGCCAGTGGTTGGGCCCCCACTGGACAACAATTAAAACTCCCTGTTAAAGCAGTACCAACTCCTGCTCCTTCCTACGGACCACCACCTGCAGAAGCCACCACGACGGAAGAACCCACCACTACCGAAGCAAACACTGAGCGTTTGCTGTCCCAAAAGGCCGAGAAGGTTCAAGCTGAACCGGTGAAGGAAAAGTCGGAAAAAGTGGAGGAAAATCAAGGAGGGCAGTATTATGTTGTTTTGCCACAAGGACAAAGTGTGGTGTATACGGTGCCGCAAAGTGCGGCTCTTTTGGCGGTTCCTAAAGGGAATGTGATGGCGACGGCCAGGATTCAGGCTGTGCCGCTGTCGTCCGTTGTTGCTTCCTCGGTTTATACACCGTTTAGTGCGTCCTATATTCAGGTTTTTCAGTAG